One Symphalangus syndactylus isolate Jambi chromosome 10, NHGRI_mSymSyn1-v2.1_pri, whole genome shotgun sequence genomic region harbors:
- the BTC gene encoding probetacellulin, which translates to MFEGLSRVSKELELPLNKYIQLSTPEKRWLCVEWRRHFACCGGSFTSYGQVSSLRSIVRCLVILHCVVADGNSTRSPETNGLLCGDPEENCAATTTQSKRKGHFSRCPKQYKHYCIKGRCRFVVAEQTPSCVCDEGYIGARCERVDLFYLRGDRGQILVICLIAVMVVFIILVIGVCTCCHPLRKHRKRKKKEEEMETLGKDITPINEDIEETNIA; encoded by the exons ATGTTTGAAGGCCTCAGCAGGGTTTCAAAGGAATTAGAACTCCCTCT AAATAAGTACATTCAGTTGTCAACACCTGAGAAACGCTGGCTCTGTGTGGAATGGAGAAGGCACTTTGCTTGCTGTGGAG GCTCTTTCACAAGCTATGGCCAAGTTTCCTCCTTAAGATCCATAGTTAGAT GTCTAGTGATCCTCCACTGTGTGGTGGCAGATGGGAATTCCACCAGAAGTCCTGAAACTAATGGCCTCCTCTGTGGAGACCCTGAGGAAAACTGTGCAG cTACCACCACACAATCAAAGCGGAAAGGCCACTTCTCTAGGTGCCCCAAGCAATACAAGCATTACTGCATCAAAGGGAGATGCCGCTTCGTGGTGGCCGAGCAGACGCCCTCCTGTGT CTGTGATGAAGGCTACATTGGAGCAAGGTGTGAGAGAGTTGACTTGTTTTACCTAAGAGGAGACAGAGGACAGATTCTGGTGATTTGTTTGATAGCAGTTatggtagtttttattattttggtcaTCGGTGTCTGCACGTGCTGTCA TCCTCTTCGGAAACATcgtaaaagaaagaagaaagaagaagaaatggaaactctGGGTAAAGATATAACTCCTATCAATGAAGATATTGAAGAGACAAATATTGCTTAA